From Linepithema humile isolate Giens D197 chromosome 8, Lhum_UNIL_v1.0, whole genome shotgun sequence, one genomic window encodes:
- the LOC137001691 gene encoding uncharacterized protein, with protein sequence MEPILFEKLLQLVGPSITKQSAVREAIPPETRLHITIRFLASGDSMRSLSYAFRVGHNTICKIVSETCEAIWQCLKDTAFITNNKENWQNVVDDFERFWNFPNCIGAMDGKHVTLQSNTNIADKCILLQAPPNSGSTYFNYKGNHSINLLAISDAKYRFIVVDIGGEGRQSDGGVFRNSLIRNYIASGSLKLPNLKPIEVDGLVLPYVLLADEAFPLTNFIMRPYPRNDRLDLSKKVFNYRLSRARRVVESAFGILAERWRIYRKPIISSIANAKKIVQATVVLHNFIINNEEQLQLPCRYVNINKGDFNPTMNSRGLRSLPICRGRTSQSGIEVRHAYTSFFNGNGALPYQWEKAINNNF encoded by the exons aTGGAACCGATActttttgagaaattattacaattagtCGGACCTTCAATTACTAAACAATCTGCAGTTCGAGAAGCTATTCCACCTGAAACAAGGCTACACATTACCATCAGGTTCTTGGCATCTGGAGATAGTATGCGATCCTTATCATATGCTTTTCGTGTTGGACACAATACCATCTGTAAAATAGTGTCAGAAACTTGCGAAGCTATTTGGCAATGTTTGAAAGATACTgcttttataacaaataataaagagaactggcaaaatgttgttgatGATTTTGAAAGGTTCTGGAATTTTCCAAATTGTATAGGAGCCATGGATGGAAAACATGTAACTTTACAg tcaAATACTAATATTGctgataaatgtattttattacaggCTCCACCGAATTCCGGCTCGACATATTTCAATTACAAAGGAAATCATAGTATTAATCTTCTAGCAATTAGCGACGCCAAATATCGCTTTATTGTTGTCGACATCGGAGGCGAAGGCAGACAGAGCGATGGAGGAGTTTTTCGGAACAGTCTTATTAGAAATTACATCGCAAGTGGTTCATTAAAGCTGCCAAATCTGAAGCCAATTGAAGTTGATGGATTAGTTCTCCCTTATGTGCTGCTAGCAGATGAAGCCTTTCCATTGACAAACTTTATAATGAGGCCGTACCCACGAAATGACAGATTGGACTTgtcaaaaaaagtatttaactACAGGCTTAGTAGAGCAAGGAGAGTGGTAGAAAGTGCTTTTGGAATATTGGCAGAGAGATGGAGAATCTACAGAAAGCCGATAATATCAAGTATTGCTAATGCAAAGAAAATTGTGCAAGCAACAGTAgtgttgcataattttattattaacaatgaaGAACAATTGCAATTACCATGTAGGTAtgtgaatattaataaaggcGACTTCAATCCAACAATGAATTCAAGAGGGCTACGCTCATTGCCAATCTGTAGAGGAAGAACATCTCAAAGTGGAATCGAAGTTCGACACGCATATActtcattttttaatggaaatgGCGCATTACCTTATCAATGGGAAAAAGCTATaaacaacaatttttaa